The window GCTGTTAATGTGGAAGTACCTGATGAAAATATAGTCAGCCGTATGTCAGGAAGAAGGGCATGTGTAGAATGTGGCGCCACTTATCACTTAGAGTATGCGCCTACTAAGATGGAAGGCGTATGCGACAATTGTGGGGGCGGATTGATACTCAGAGATGATGACAAACCGGAAACAGTCTTAAAACGACTCGGTGTTTACCATGAACAGACACAGCCTCTTATTGATTACTACACAGGGGCAGGCATTCTCAAAGAGGTAGACGGTACAATCGATATTGATGATGTGTTTGGGGAAATCGTAAAGATTCTGGGAGAATAGTATATGCTGTTTAAACCAGGAATGCTTGTCAAGTCTAAGGCTGGGCGTGATAAAGGCTGTATATATGTTATAATTGATGTCAATGCTGAATATATATATCTGGCAGACGGCGTGAAAAGACCTGTCTGCCGGGGCAAAAAGAAGAACAGAAAACATCTGCAGGCCATTAGGAGGAATATTTCTCAGCCTGCCTCAGATGATGAAGCAATCAGAAATGTAATAAGTGAGTATTTATGTTTGGGTGAGAAGAGGAATAGCGGAGAGCCGAACATGCAGGAGGATTAAGTATGTCAAAAACTGACGTGATTGAAATTGAAGGAGTCGTGGCCGAGAAACTGCCAAACGCAATGTTTAAGGTGGAGCTGGAGAATGGACATATCGTGCTGGCCCATATCAGCGGGAAATTACGTATGAATTTTATTAAAATATTGCCGGGAGATAAAGTGACATTGGAGATGTCCCCATATGATCTCAGTAAGGGGAGAATTGTCTGGAGAGATAAGTAAAAAAAGTATTGACTTTAGGAGAAATAAAGTGTTATACTATGAAATGGCCATTTTTGGATAGGTGTGCCCAAAAATGGTTGTGACATACAGCAAAGCAAAGGATGGAAGGAGGATTTGACATGAAGGTTAGATCATCAGTAAAACCAATCTGTGAAAAATGCAAAATTATTAAAAGAAAAGGAAGCATCAGAGTAATCTGTGAAAATCCGAAGCACAAACAAAGACAGGGATAATTTCCAGAAGTCAAAGTTTGTGGATTAATTAGGCGGCTGACAGCGCGACACACTAGGAAGTGTGTGGGGCTGTTTAATATACAGTAGGGCTACATTATGCTGCAATGGCAGGTACCGCAGGGTTCGTGGTCTTTTGTATATTGCTTATAATACCCGGCTGTCATTTACGGGGATTCCCGTGCCGGGAAAGGGTATGCACAGTTTTTAGTGCAGGCCTGGATGTTTGGATGATGGCAGAAGCACCTTTCTGGCAGCCTGAGGAACATCCCAGTTAGGGACAATATGAAAACAGATTTGAAATGGAGGAAAGACACATGGCTCGTATTGCAGGTGTAGACTTACCAAGAGACAAACGTGTAGAAATTGGCTTGACTTATATTTATGGAATTGGAAGAGTAAGTGCAGGCCGTATCTTAGCAGCGGCAGGAGTAAACCCTGATACCCGCGTAAGAGATCTGACAAGTGAAGAAGTAAAGAAAATCAGCGAAGTGATTGATGAGACACAGGTAGTAGAAGGTGATCTCAGAAGAGAGATCCAGCTGAATATTAAGAGACTGAAAGAAATCGGCTGTTATCGTGGAATCCGCCACAGAAAAGGCCTTCCGGTGCGCGGCCAAAAGACCAAGACTAATGCAAGAACTTGCAAAGGTCCAAAGAGAACTGTAGCGAATAAGAAAAAATAACAAGAATTCAAGAAAGTAGGTTAGTTTAAATGGCTAAGAAAGTTACCAAAAAAGTGACAAAAAAACGTGTCAAGAAAAACGTTGAACGGGGACAAGCACACATCCAGTCATCTTTTAATAACACCATAGTGACATTAACAGATACACAGGGAAATGCTCTTTCATGGGCAAGTGCAGGCGGTCTGGGTTTTAGAGGTTCAAGGAAATCTACTCCATATGCAGCACAGATGGCAGCAGAGACAGCAGCAAAGGCAGCATTAATATATGGTCTTAAAACAGTAGATGTTTTTGTAAAGGGTCCAGGATCAGGCAGGGAGGCAGCCATCCGCGCACTTCAGGCATGCGGTATTGATGTTACAAGCATCAAAGACGTAACGCCGGTGCCACATAATGGATGCCGTCCGCCAAAGCGCAGAAGAGTATAGTGGATTGTGATCTTGCAGATACGATTATAAAACGAATACGGATTTCTCATTATCCGGCAGGTACACTGCGGGATAGGTCGGACTGGCAAAGCCAGCTGAAGGGGCAGGTTTTATGCTTAGAGGATCCGTCTTATATTTTAGGAGGAAGCGAATAA of the Luxibacter massiliensis genome contains:
- the rpmJ gene encoding 50S ribosomal protein L36, with protein sequence MKVRSSVKPICEKCKIIKRKGSIRVICENPKHKQRQG
- the infA gene encoding translation initiation factor IF-1, yielding MSKTDVIEIEGVVAEKLPNAMFKVELENGHIVLAHISGKLRMNFIKILPGDKVTLEMSPYDLSKGRIVWRDK
- the rpsK gene encoding 30S ribosomal protein S11; its protein translation is MAKKVTKKVTKKRVKKNVERGQAHIQSSFNNTIVTLTDTQGNALSWASAGGLGFRGSRKSTPYAAQMAAETAAKAALIYGLKTVDVFVKGPGSGREAAIRALQACGIDVTSIKDVTPVPHNGCRPPKRRRV
- the rpsM gene encoding 30S ribosomal protein S13 — translated: MARIAGVDLPRDKRVEIGLTYIYGIGRVSAGRILAAAGVNPDTRVRDLTSEEVKKISEVIDETQVVEGDLRREIQLNIKRLKEIGCYRGIRHRKGLPVRGQKTKTNARTCKGPKRTVANKKK
- a CDS encoding KOW domain-containing RNA-binding protein yields the protein MLFKPGMLVKSKAGRDKGCIYVIIDVNAEYIYLADGVKRPVCRGKKKNRKHLQAIRRNISQPASDDEAIRNVISEYLCLGEKRNSGEPNMQED